One Coregonus clupeaformis isolate EN_2021a chromosome 21, ASM2061545v1, whole genome shotgun sequence DNA window includes the following coding sequences:
- the LOC121531614 gene encoding NTF2-related export protein 2: protein MAATVDFRTHVDASCRYSEEFTNIYYDCMDKKRRNLMRLYLDKATLVWNGNAVSGQAALGEFFESLPSSEFSIQTLDCQPVHEQATQGQTTLLVVTAGQVKFDGQKQRYFNQNFLLTAQVSPTSDQPVWKIASDCFRFQDWNS, encoded by the exons GATTTCAGGACCCACGTTGACGCGTCATGCAGGTATTCAGAGGAGTTCACCAACATATATTATGACTGCATGGACAAGAAAAGGAGG AACTTGATGCGGCTCTACCTGGACAAAGCAACCCTGGTCTGGAATGGGAATGCTGTGTCAGGGCAGGCTGCTCTCGGGGAGTTCTTTGAGTCGCTTCCCTCCAGCGAGTTCAGTATCCAGACTCTGGACTGTCAGCCAGTGCACG AACAGGCAACCCAGGGCCAGACCACGCTGCTGGTGGTGACGGCAGGACAGGTGAAGTTTGACGGACAAAAGCAGCGCTACTTCAATCAGAACTTCCTCCTCACAGCCCAGGTGTCGCCCACCAGTGATCAGCCTGTCTGGAAGATCGCCAGTGACTGTTTCCGCTTCCAGGACTGGAATAGCTGA